TCCAGCAGCAGATCCGCCTGCCAGTAACGCCATTCGTCTTTTTCTTTGGCTTCCATCGGCAAACGCGCAAGCCAGGTATTCAGGCCGTCACGATCGCCGCTGCCTAATGCCATACGTACCCGGCGTTCAACTAAGGTGGTGGAATTTGAGCGCATGATAACGTCATCCCGCCACGCGGCCTGGTCGGCAGTCACATCGTTGCCCATCAAGCCCCAGGCAACGGTGTCTCTGAGTTCCTGAGCCTGAGCGTCATTAAGCTGTTGCGCTTGCACCAGAGACGGGATCATCAGCCGGGCATTTTCCACGTCTTGCCGAGCAACGCGAGTGAAGGCAACGGCTGCAACCTGGCGCGTAAAGTCCGTTGCCCCAACGCTTCGGGCGAATGTCAGAACGGTATTCGGATCGTTTTGCAGGCTAATGAGCGCGCTGGAAATAGTCTGGTAATCCGCAGGCATTTGGCTGGCAAGATTGTTTACCAGCGAGGCATTGCCCTCTTTCATCGCGAGCCTAATCCGCTCCAGATAGGCCAGGGGGTCTTGTGTTCCGGACGCGCGCCATGCGGAAAACAGGCGATCGCAGCTCGACGGCAGATTTTTACCGGTTAGCCACAACTCTTTAGCGCCTGCCCAGGCGGCATCTGCCTGGCCGGTATTCCACTTCGCGTAGTAATAATTACACTTAGATTCGGTGGTGCCCGGCTGGTCTGGGCTAAACGCCAGTAGGCCACGCCAGTCCTCACGGCGCGCCAGTTCATTCACAAAGCGTGATTTCAGCGAACGGGCTGGCGGAAGCGTGGGGTTCGCCACAATAAACTGATTTACGACGAGCGTAGGCTCATTCATTAAATCGTCAGTTATCTGGCGATATTCGAGATAGGGATAGAGCGGATAATCCTGCAACGTGGGCAGCATTTGTTGCACCACATCCATTTGCTTGTTATCCCACGCTTGCTTGATTTGTGCGTATCGGTTGCGTTGTTCATCAAGCGAATCCGCTCGAGCCACGCCGGCGATGGTGGCCAGGCAAACGCCTGCAGCCAATATCCGCCATACAACTTGTCTGGCATTCCCCACAAGTTCTCCTCATCTGTTTCAAGGCGGCATCATGCCACCACGTTACCTTCATGCTAACCAAGGGGGCGCTATTGCGCCACGCTCGAACGGTATAATTTACGAATTACGACACTAAGCACGTACGGGCTAACACAACTGGCTCCCTGCTCTGGGCTTAGCTGGTGAAAACGGCTACACTTCGCCATTGATAAGCTCCCCCTTAAATCACGAAAAAGAGGCGAAGTCGCATTGTGGCTCAATTCGTTTATACCATGCATCGTGTCGGCAAAGTTGTTCCGCCGAAACGTCATATTCTGAAAAATATCTCGCTCAGTTTCTTCCCTGGCGCCAAGATTGGTGTACTGGGTCTGAACGGTGCCGGTAAATCCACGCTGCTGC
This genomic window from Buttiauxella gaviniae contains:
- the sltY gene encoding murein transglycosylase translates to MGNARQVVWRILAAGVCLATIAGVARADSLDEQRNRYAQIKQAWDNKQMDVVQQMLPTLQDYPLYPYLEYRQITDDLMNEPTLVVNQFIVANPTLPPARSLKSRFVNELARREDWRGLLAFSPDQPGTTESKCNYYYAKWNTGQADAAWAGAKELWLTGKNLPSSCDRLFSAWRASGTQDPLAYLERIRLAMKEGNASLVNNLASQMPADYQTISSALISLQNDPNTVLTFARSVGATDFTRQVAAVAFTRVARQDVENARLMIPSLVQAQQLNDAQAQELRDTVAWGLMGNDVTADQAAWRDDVIMRSNSTTLVERRVRMALGSGDRDGLNTWLARLPMEAKEKDEWRYWQADLLLERGRDEEAKEILHSLMQQRGFYPMVAAQRLGEEYPLRVDKAVAVNPALVQGPEMARVRELMYWNMDNTARSEWANLITSRSKPEQEGLARYAFDQSWWDLSVQATIAGKLWDHLEERFPLAYKDIFSRYVSGKDISQSYAMAIARQESAWNPKVRSPVGASGLMQVMPTTAAHTVKVFNIPGYSNPSQLLDPETNINIGTTYLQSVYQQFENNRIFSSAAYNAGPGRVRTWLGNSAGRIDAVAFVESIPFSETRGYVKNVLAYDAYYQYFMGKSAPLLTDAEWQRRY